In one Thermaerobacter sp. PB12/4term genomic region, the following are encoded:
- a CDS encoding response regulator → MPGGGAGAGPVPAPRPERIRVLVVEDAEPVRRSLVEMLEMEPDFHVVGEAADGEAAAAMAADLRPHVILMDINLPRLDGLAAAERILRQLDTRIVMVSVENGPEYFRRAMQAGACDFLVKPFSPDALAEAVRRAVPPAGEPALVTPQGGRGRLITVFSAKGGVGKSTLAVNLAVALAKRPDRRTVLVDLDLELGSAAMLLGIRPRATLADLCRREGALDPQAVAPALHPVSGFRLSLLPAPLFPHEAAEIEGEGRRDPARNYTAEVLEALRSTHDFVVVDTAANYRDSNLTAFDMSDLLVVVTTSDIPAVANTAKCLDLLIQKLEYPEEKVRVVLNLHEPSGLTPDEVAHGLNFPVAHVLPRDPVAVQAANAGVPFCARRTRSPLGDAVEGLAEKLAPSVLGAPVRPAGRRLSLLGLF, encoded by the coding sequence ATGCCGGGGGGCGGGGCAGGGGCCGGGCCGGTACCTGCCCCGCGGCCGGAGCGGATCCGTGTCCTGGTGGTGGAAGACGCCGAACCCGTGCGCCGCAGCCTGGTGGAGATGCTGGAGATGGAACCCGACTTCCACGTGGTCGGGGAGGCCGCCGACGGGGAAGCGGCGGCCGCCATGGCGGCGGACCTGCGTCCCCACGTCATCCTGATGGACATCAACCTGCCGCGCCTGGATGGGCTGGCGGCGGCGGAGCGGATCCTGCGGCAGCTGGATACCCGCATCGTCATGGTGTCCGTGGAGAACGGGCCGGAGTACTTCCGGCGGGCGATGCAGGCGGGCGCCTGCGATTTCCTGGTCAAGCCCTTCTCCCCCGATGCCCTGGCGGAGGCCGTGCGGCGGGCGGTGCCCCCTGCCGGCGAACCGGCCCTGGTCACCCCTCAGGGAGGCCGTGGCCGGCTGATCACCGTCTTCTCCGCCAAGGGCGGCGTGGGGAAGAGCACCCTGGCGGTCAACCTGGCGGTGGCCCTGGCCAAGCGGCCCGACCGGCGCACGGTCCTGGTCGACCTGGACCTGGAGCTGGGCAGCGCCGCCATGCTGCTGGGGATCCGTCCGCGGGCCACCCTGGCCGATCTCTGCCGCCGGGAGGGTGCTCTGGACCCGCAGGCCGTGGCGCCCGCCCTGCATCCCGTCAGCGGGTTCCGCCTGTCCCTGCTGCCCGCACCCCTCTTTCCCCACGAGGCGGCGGAAATCGAAGGCGAGGGCCGGCGGGATCCCGCCCGCAACTACACGGCGGAGGTGCTGGAAGCCCTGCGGTCAACCCACGATTTCGTCGTGGTGGACACGGCGGCCAACTACCGGGATTCCAACCTGACGGCGTTCGACATGTCGGACCTCCTGGTGGTGGTGACGACCAGCGACATTCCGGCGGTAGCCAACACCGCCAAGTGCCTCGACCTGCTGATCCAGAAGCTGGAGTACCCCGAGGAAAAGGTCCGGGTCGTCCTGAACCTGCATGAACCCTCGGGTCTGACGCCCGATGAGGTGGCCCACGGCCTCAACTTCCCGGTGGCCCACGTGTTGCCCCGGGATCCGGTGGCGGTGCAGGCGGCCAACGCGGGGGTACCCTTTTGCGCCCGCCGGACCCGCTCGCCTCTAGGGGATGCCGTCGAGGGCCTGGCCGAGAAGCTGGCCCCTTCGGTCCTGGGCGCGCCGGTCCGGCCCGCGGGGCGCCGCCTTTCGCTGCTGGGTTTGTTCTAG
- the cpaB gene encoding Flp pilus assembly protein CpaB: MSRGRMVRYLLLPVLAGLAVTILVAFYVRVPAGEAGEEPRVPVVVATRPVPAQTPLQADMLAVRQVPADVVGRGAVSRIEEAAGKVTKVPLAEGEFVLTSKLARGDGSDGLAYRLPEGTRALTIAADPVLAVGGFVQPGDRVDVLIGLPGGKPGVEQPEARILVENVLVLAVQQDTAAEGEPAGDGLTHLTLAVAPAHAAAIVLAEQEGRLRLLLRPAGDGRPAGAVTARLADLVR, encoded by the coding sequence GTGAGCCGTGGACGAATGGTGCGCTACCTGCTGCTGCCCGTGCTGGCCGGGCTGGCGGTGACCATCCTGGTGGCCTTCTACGTCCGGGTGCCGGCAGGGGAGGCGGGGGAGGAGCCGAGGGTGCCCGTGGTGGTGGCCACCCGGCCCGTTCCCGCCCAGACCCCCCTGCAGGCCGACATGCTGGCCGTGCGCCAGGTGCCGGCCGATGTGGTGGGCCGGGGTGCCGTCAGCCGGATCGAAGAGGCCGCCGGCAAGGTGACCAAGGTGCCCCTGGCCGAAGGCGAGTTCGTCCTGACCAGCAAGCTGGCGCGCGGCGATGGCAGCGATGGCCTGGCCTACCGCCTGCCCGAGGGGACCCGGGCCCTCACCATTGCCGCCGACCCGGTCCTGGCGGTGGGCGGGTTCGTCCAGCCTGGAGACCGGGTGGACGTGCTGATCGGCCTGCCCGGCGGGAAGCCGGGGGTCGAACAGCCGGAAGCCCGGATCCTGGTGGAGAACGTGCTGGTCCTGGCCGTGCAGCAGGACACGGCCGCCGAGGGGGAACCGGCCGGCGACGGGCTGACCCACCTGACGCTGGCCGTGGCGCCGGCCCACGCCGCCGCCATCGTCCTGGCCGAGCAGGAGGGCCGCTTGCGGCTCCTGCTGCGTCCCGCCGGGGACGGCCGGCCCGCCGGAGCCGTCACGGCCCGCCTGGCCGACCTGGTCCGCTAG
- a CDS encoding Tad domain-containing protein produces the protein MRCHRRVGFPGAGDGSRSQQGGVAVLVAISLAVLLGMAGLAVDGGRLYAERARLQAATDAAALAGAAALPEEPARARDLAEEYLRRNGVDAGGARIQIGPGGRTLRVEAAATVPLGLARVLGPEAVPVRAAATAAVAAARAVRGVQPYGVDEQVFLPGHRYTLVLDRPGSPGNFHLLALGGRGADTVRDNIRHGYPGWVRAGDELETEPGRNTGAVAAYRERLEADPHSTYENFRADSPRVVIVPVIRGFDAATGRDRVTVTGFAAFFLEEAREGEGQVVGRFIRLWVEGEAGGDPEGAGVRVVRLVD, from the coding sequence ATGAGATGTCACCGCCGAGTGGGCTTCCCCGGGGCCGGCGACGGGAGCCGTTCCCAGCAGGGCGGCGTGGCGGTCCTGGTGGCCATTAGCCTGGCGGTCCTCCTGGGGATGGCCGGCCTGGCCGTGGACGGAGGCCGCCTGTACGCCGAGCGGGCCCGCCTGCAGGCGGCCACCGACGCCGCCGCCCTGGCGGGGGCCGCCGCCCTGCCGGAGGAACCGGCCCGGGCCCGGGACCTGGCGGAGGAGTACCTCCGCCGCAACGGGGTCGATGCCGGCGGCGCGCGGATCCAGATCGGGCCCGGCGGCCGCACCCTGCGGGTGGAGGCGGCGGCCACGGTTCCCCTGGGCCTGGCCCGGGTTCTGGGTCCCGAGGCCGTGCCCGTGCGGGCGGCCGCCACGGCGGCGGTGGCCGCCGCCCGGGCGGTGCGGGGGGTTCAGCCCTACGGTGTGGACGAGCAGGTGTTCCTGCCCGGCCACCGGTACACCCTGGTGCTGGACCGCCCCGGCTCCCCCGGCAACTTTCACCTGCTGGCGCTGGGGGGGCGCGGGGCCGACACGGTACGGGACAACATCCGCCACGGTTACCCCGGCTGGGTGCGGGCCGGCGATGAGCTCGAGACCGAACCCGGGCGCAATACGGGTGCGGTGGCCGCCTACCGGGAACGCCTTGAGGCCGATCCTCACAGCACCTACGAAAACTTCCGCGCCGACTCGCCGCGGGTGGTGATCGTTCCTGTGATTCGCGGCTTCGACGCCGCCACGGGCCGCGACCGGGTCACCGTGACCGGTTTTGCTGCGTTCTTCCTGGAGGAGGCTCGGGAAGGCGAGGGCCAGGTGGTGGGCCGCTTCATCCGCCTGTGGGTGGAGGGTGAGGCCGGGGGCGATCCGGAGGGCGCGGGGGTGCGGGTGGTTCGCCTGGTCGATTAG
- a CDS encoding TadE family protein, with protein sequence MPFPAAGCKRSGHRHRPAGRRLDRHQQGQSLVELAVLLPVLLLILMGVLDFGRYFYAGLTVRHAAREGARYGAVHPGDDAGIRQRVEAAATGLDAGHLVVQVDPQPAQRRVGEPLTVLVRYPFQFITPLAGLVGEEHLLQAAVVVRIE encoded by the coding sequence TTGCCGTTCCCGGCGGCTGGTTGCAAAAGAAGCGGCCATCGGCACCGGCCAGCAGGGCGTCGCCTGGACCGCCACCAGCAGGGCCAGTCCCTGGTCGAGCTGGCCGTGCTGTTGCCCGTCCTCTTGCTGATCCTCATGGGGGTTCTGGATTTCGGGCGTTATTTCTATGCGGGCCTGACCGTCCGCCATGCCGCGCGGGAGGGCGCCCGTTACGGCGCCGTCCACCCCGGGGACGACGCGGGGATTCGCCAGCGGGTGGAGGCCGCCGCCACCGGCCTCGATGCCGGTCACCTGGTGGTTCAGGTGGATCCGCAGCCTGCGCAGCGCAGGGTGGGGGAGCCCCTGACCGTCCTGGTTCGCTACCCGTTCCAGTTCATCACGCCGCTGGCCGGCCTGGTGGGAGAGGAGCACCTCCTTCAGGCGGCCGTGGTGGTCCGCATCGAGTGA
- a CDS encoding Flp family type IVb pilin: protein MLRLMAWWEGVKFRMRDEAGQGMVEYGLIIALIAVVLIGALVAMQGGLSNIFNGVADTLNNPQGATGN, encoded by the coding sequence ATGCTGCGGCTCATGGCCTGGTGGGAGGGCGTGAAGTTCCGGATGCGGGATGAGGCGGGACAGGGCATGGTGGAGTACGGGCTGATCATTGCGCTCATTGCGGTGGTCCTGATCGGTGCGCTGGTGGCCATGCAGGGCGGTTTGAGCAACATCTTCAACGGCGTGGCCGATACGCTGAACAACCCTCAGGGTGCCACTGGCAACTGA
- a CDS encoding response regulator transcription factor, with product MPIRVLIADDHALLREGLRQVLHLEPDIEVVGEARNGAEAVRHAARLRPDLVVMDINLPDMSGIEATRQIRAASASTQVLVLTIHDQEEYLLEAIAAGASGFVLKDVEPRTLVEAVRLCCRGEGYVHPTLSARVLNLGTRRRERWTPLGGGIPEPLTRREFEVLQLVAEGVSNREIGQRLFISEKTVKNHITSIFRKLGVADRTQAVIHAIREGWVKV from the coding sequence ATGCCGATCCGGGTCCTGATCGCTGACGACCACGCCCTCCTGCGGGAGGGCCTGCGCCAGGTGCTCCACCTGGAACCGGACATCGAGGTGGTGGGCGAGGCGCGCAACGGGGCCGAGGCCGTCCGCCACGCCGCCCGGTTGCGGCCCGACCTGGTGGTGATGGACATCAACCTGCCCGACATGTCGGGCATCGAGGCCACCCGGCAGATCCGGGCGGCTTCCGCCTCGACCCAGGTGCTGGTGCTGACCATCCACGACCAGGAGGAGTACCTGCTGGAGGCCATTGCCGCCGGGGCCAGCGGGTTCGTCCTGAAGGATGTGGAGCCCCGCACGCTGGTGGAGGCGGTGCGCCTCTGTTGCCGGGGCGAGGGCTACGTCCACCCCACCCTGTCGGCCCGGGTGCTCAATCTGGGTACGCGGCGGCGGGAGCGGTGGACGCCGCTGGGCGGGGGCATCCCCGAGCCCCTGACCCGCCGGGAGTTCGAGGTGCTGCAGCTGGTGGCCGAGGGCGTTTCGAACCGGGAGATCGGCCAGCGGCTCTTCATCAGCGAAAAGACGGTGAAGAACCACATCACCTCGATCTTCCGCAAGCTGGGCGTCGCCGACCGCACCCAGGCGGTGATCCACGCCATCCGGGAGGGCTGGGTCAAGGTCTAG
- a CDS encoding sensor histidine kinase, giving the protein MEAAVPGSLDPVALDRVLRETLTAVERGREQVFFIAEQAREEYREAARELDEVRAQVAELIAQVDDLARRQQRARLRLVEISRHFQRYGEEAYREAYEEAMQLHEQWVRAQEREAQLRQRRDELERRLRRLGETVRRAEELAGHIRLALELLSGKLGQLLGQAADLQRRLQVGLMLLKAQEEERRRLARDIHDGPAQMLANVVLRVEVCQRLLDEDVGRAREELERLKALTRESLQDVRKIIFDLRPMALDDLGLIPALRQYVAGFVDKTGLEVELVTRGAARRLDPAVEITVYRILQEALNNVWKHAGASRVVMRVEFAARRLWAEVADDGCGFDPAAPRGADRFGLANMQERVAMVGGRIDIQSRPGQGTRVRLEIPLGREEDGHADPGPDR; this is encoded by the coding sequence GTGGAGGCGGCGGTCCCGGGTTCCCTCGACCCCGTGGCGCTGGACCGGGTCCTGCGGGAGACCCTGACGGCCGTGGAGCGCGGGCGGGAACAGGTCTTCTTCATCGCCGAGCAGGCCCGGGAGGAATACCGGGAAGCGGCTCGCGAGCTGGACGAGGTCCGGGCCCAGGTGGCGGAGCTCATCGCCCAGGTGGACGACCTGGCCCGCCGCCAGCAGCGGGCCCGGCTGCGGCTGGTGGAGATCTCCCGCCATTTCCAGCGCTACGGCGAGGAGGCCTACCGCGAAGCCTATGAGGAGGCGATGCAGCTCCACGAGCAATGGGTACGCGCCCAGGAACGGGAGGCGCAGCTGCGCCAGCGCCGGGATGAGCTGGAGCGGCGGCTGCGGCGGCTGGGCGAGACGGTGCGGCGGGCAGAAGAGCTGGCGGGCCACATCCGCCTGGCGCTGGAATTGCTCTCGGGCAAGCTGGGGCAGCTCCTGGGCCAGGCGGCGGACCTTCAGCGGCGGCTGCAGGTGGGCCTGATGCTGCTGAAGGCCCAGGAGGAGGAGCGGCGGCGGCTGGCCCGGGACATCCACGACGGTCCCGCCCAGATGCTGGCCAACGTGGTGCTGCGGGTGGAGGTCTGCCAACGGCTGCTGGACGAGGACGTGGGCCGCGCCCGGGAGGAACTGGAGCGCCTCAAGGCCCTGACCCGGGAGAGCCTGCAGGACGTGCGCAAGATCATCTTCGATCTGCGGCCCATGGCCCTGGACGACCTGGGGCTGATCCCGGCCCTCCGGCAGTATGTGGCGGGCTTCGTCGACAAGACCGGCCTCGAGGTGGAGCTGGTGACCCGCGGGGCGGCCCGCCGGCTCGACCCCGCCGTGGAGATCACGGTCTACCGCATCCTTCAGGAAGCGCTGAACAACGTGTGGAAGCATGCCGGCGCCAGCCGGGTGGTCATGCGGGTGGAGTTTGCCGCACGGCGGCTGTGGGCGGAAGTGGCCGACGACGGCTGCGGGTTCGACCCCGCCGCGCCCCGCGGTGCCGACCGCTTTGGCCTCGCCAACATGCAGGAGCGGGTGGCCATGGTGGGCGGCCGCATCGACATCCAGAGCCGCCCGGGGCAGGGCACGCGGGTGCGCCTTGAGATCCCGCTGGGGAGGGAAGAAGACGGCCATGCCGATCCGGGTCCTGATCGCTGA
- a CDS encoding YqeG family HAD IIIA-type phosphatase — protein MRRLWRLLTPDLVAPSIYAIRWDELRARGVRGLILDLDNTLARRDQPLPDEALRRWLDEARQQGFAVCILSNNLEQRVQRFARACGVPAVHSATKPRRRAFLRALQTIGAEPSQAAVIGDQIFTDVLGGNRLGMVTVLVTPLPGREFIGTRLVRVVERWVLRRLAQPGGPRT, from the coding sequence GTGCGGCGGTTGTGGCGGCTGCTGACGCCGGATCTGGTGGCCCCCTCGATCTATGCCATCCGCTGGGATGAGTTGCGCGCCCGCGGGGTGCGGGGCCTGATCCTCGACCTGGACAACACCCTGGCCCGTCGCGATCAGCCCCTGCCCGACGAGGCCCTGCGCCGCTGGCTGGACGAGGCCCGGCAGCAGGGCTTTGCCGTGTGCATCCTCTCCAACAACCTGGAGCAGCGGGTGCAGCGGTTCGCGCGGGCCTGCGGCGTCCCCGCGGTCCACTCGGCCACCAAGCCCCGCCGGCGCGCCTTCCTCCGCGCCCTCCAGACCATCGGTGCCGAACCTTCCCAGGCCGCGGTGATCGGCGACCAGATCTTCACCGACGTCCTGGGCGGCAACCGCCTGGGGATGGTCACGGTGCTGGTCACGCCCCTGCCCGGCCGCGAGTTCATCGGCACCCGTTTGGTCCGGGTGGTGGAGCGATGGGTCCTGCGCCGGCTGGCTCAGCCGGGCGGGCCGCGGACCTGA